A window from Listeria seeligeri serovar 1/2b str. SLCC3954 encodes these proteins:
- a CDS encoding amino acid ABC transporter substrate-binding protein, with protein MKKVLVVAIMAIISLTLVACGSDETKEDQWKRIEKNKEVVIGLDDSFVPMGFRDKDDNLVGFDIDLAKAVFAEYGIKAKFTPIDWTMKESELKNGSIDLIWNGYTVTDARKKKVAFSNPYMKNEQVLVTLKSSNIKEFSDMKDKTLGAQNGASSIDDMAKKPEVLTDIIANNEPELYDTFDVAFIDLNNKRIDGLIIDEVYARYYIDKQKNKDDYNIITGGFNPTDFAVGMRKSDKKLQTKVNDAFKTLYDEGKMQEISKKWFGDDEIVKQ; from the coding sequence ATGAAAAAAGTTTTAGTAGTAGCGATTATGGCAATTATTTCATTAACACTGGTAGCTTGTGGAAGTGATGAAACAAAAGAGGACCAGTGGAAACGGATTGAAAAAAACAAAGAAGTAGTTATTGGGTTAGATGATAGTTTTGTACCAATGGGTTTTCGTGATAAGGACGATAATTTAGTGGGTTTTGATATTGATTTAGCAAAAGCTGTATTTGCAGAATATGGCATTAAAGCAAAATTCACGCCGATTGATTGGACAATGAAAGAATCAGAACTGAAAAATGGCTCGATTGATTTAATTTGGAATGGTTATACTGTAACGGATGCACGAAAGAAAAAAGTCGCTTTTAGTAATCCTTATATGAAAAATGAACAAGTGCTAGTGACGCTTAAATCAAGCAATATTAAGGAATTTAGCGATATGAAAGATAAAACCTTAGGAGCGCAAAACGGAGCAAGTTCGATTGATGATATGGCGAAAAAACCAGAAGTATTAACAGACATCATTGCAAATAATGAACCAGAACTCTATGATACTTTTGACGTCGCTTTTATTGATTTAAATAATAAACGTATTGATGGTTTAATTATTGATGAAGTCTATGCACGATATTACATTGATAAACAAAAAAATAAAGACGACTACAATATCATCACAGGCGGCTTCAATCCAACTGATTTTGCTGTCGGGATGCGCAAAAGTGATAAGAAACTACAAACGAAAGTGAATGATGCATTTAAGACATTGTATGACGAAGGAAAAATGCAAGAAATTAGTAAAAAATGGTTTGGTGATGACGAAATCGTGAAACAATAG
- the ade gene encoding adenine deaminase, which produces MENLKQLQERVAVSDGRASADLVIKNGRIVNVFSGEIMEGDVAIKNGYIAGIGHFPHAENVIDAAGEFIVPGFIDAHVHVESAMVTPAEFARVLLPNGVTTIITDPHEIANVAGEKGIEFMLDNAKGIPLDMFVMLPSSVPATEGEHNGETLHAEKLHPLYAHEKVIGLAEVMDFPSVAKGNSDILTKIIDAKKEGGRIDGHGAGLTSADLNNYLAVGIRTDHESTNAEEALDRLRAGMFVMLREGTVGRDLIATIPAVTPNNSHRFCFCTDDKLINDLITEGSINYNIQLAIEKGIEPINAIQMATINAANCHNLPYLGAVAAGYQADIVFLKDLQTVEITKVLKHGKVVVENGSRNEAAFERQSATKFVSPKINHHLTKKDLELPLKNPTCYVIGMKPNSLFTEKLIAEVTIQDGLFVPSTSQDLLKMAVVERHHDTGFVGVGIVRGFGLTEGAIATTVAHDSHNIVAVGVTDEAMEAAITHVTNTGGGIAVVDASGKVLHDLELPIAGLLSDKSFEEVEQDFVGLTSAFKQISHASGFDPFLTLSFLTLPVIPELKLTDQGLFDFATFQIIPNEVN; this is translated from the coding sequence GTGGAGAATTTAAAACAACTACAAGAACGTGTCGCTGTCAGTGATGGTCGCGCAAGTGCAGATTTAGTTATTAAAAATGGTCGAATCGTCAATGTGTTTTCTGGAGAAATTATGGAAGGTGACGTCGCAATAAAAAATGGCTATATCGCTGGAATCGGTCATTTTCCTCATGCCGAAAATGTAATTGATGCGGCTGGCGAATTTATTGTCCCAGGCTTTATTGATGCGCATGTCCATGTGGAAAGTGCGATGGTAACTCCAGCTGAATTCGCCCGTGTATTATTACCAAATGGGGTAACAACGATTATTACGGATCCACACGAAATTGCGAATGTTGCTGGCGAAAAAGGTATAGAATTTATGCTGGATAATGCAAAAGGTATCCCTCTAGATATGTTTGTTATGTTGCCATCATCTGTACCGGCAACGGAAGGCGAGCATAATGGCGAAACACTTCACGCTGAAAAACTCCACCCACTTTACGCTCATGAAAAAGTAATTGGTCTTGCGGAAGTAATGGATTTTCCATCCGTAGCAAAAGGAAATTCGGATATTCTAACCAAAATCATTGATGCGAAAAAAGAAGGCGGCCGTATTGACGGTCACGGAGCAGGTTTAACGAGCGCTGATTTGAATAACTATTTAGCGGTTGGTATTCGCACCGATCATGAAAGTACCAATGCCGAAGAAGCGCTGGACCGTTTGCGCGCCGGTATGTTTGTTATGCTTCGCGAGGGAACAGTAGGTCGTGACTTAATTGCAACTATTCCAGCAGTAACACCAAATAATAGCCATCGTTTTTGTTTTTGTACCGATGATAAATTAATTAATGATTTAATCACGGAAGGATCCATTAACTATAATATTCAGCTAGCGATTGAAAAAGGAATAGAACCAATTAACGCCATCCAAATGGCAACAATTAATGCCGCTAATTGTCATAATCTCCCATACTTAGGAGCTGTTGCAGCTGGCTATCAAGCGGACATTGTTTTTCTGAAAGATTTACAAACAGTTGAAATAACCAAAGTTTTAAAACATGGGAAAGTCGTTGTTGAAAATGGCAGTAGAAACGAAGCAGCTTTCGAGCGACAAAGCGCGACAAAATTTGTTTCACCAAAAATTAATCATCATTTGACTAAAAAAGACTTAGAACTACCACTCAAAAATCCAACCTGCTACGTCATCGGAATGAAACCAAACAGCCTATTTACCGAGAAGTTAATAGCAGAAGTTACTATTCAAGACGGATTATTTGTACCTTCAACGAGCCAAGATTTACTAAAAATGGCCGTTGTGGAAAGACATCATGATACTGGTTTTGTTGGTGTTGGAATTGTGAGAGGTTTCGGTTTAACAGAAGGGGCTATTGCTACAACTGTGGCACATGACTCCCATAATATTGTGGCAGTTGGTGTAACTGATGAAGCGATGGAAGCCGCAATTACTCATGTAACGAACACTGGTGGCGGGATTGCTGTTGTAGATGCGTCAGGAAAAGTATTACATGACTTGGAGTTGCCGATTGCTGGGCTTTTAAGTGATAAATCTTTTGAAGAAGTGGAGCAAGATTTTGTTGGGCTTACTTCTGCTTTTAAACAAATTAGTCATGCTAGCGGATTTGATCCATTTTTAACGCTTTCATTTTTGACATTACCAGTTATTCCGGAATTAAAATTAACCGATCAAGGTTTATTCGACTTCGCAACCTTCCAAATCATTCCAAATGAAGTAAATTAA
- a CDS encoding amino acid ABC transporter permease — translation MDYIMEILPALLDGAKTTLLVFAVTLVCSIPLGALVAIGNVSKITPLKFILNIYIWIMRGTPLLLQLIFIYYGLPIIGIVFDRMDAVFIAFILNYAAYFAEIFRGGFLSIENGQYESAKVLGLTYGQTLRKIVLPQVVKRVLPAIGNEVINLVKDSSLVYILGIGDLLRAGKIAMSRDVTLIPLVLVAAIYLALTAILTVLFKQLEKRFSYYK, via the coding sequence ATGGACTATATCATGGAAATTTTACCGGCATTACTGGATGGAGCAAAAACAACACTACTCGTTTTTGCGGTTACCCTCGTTTGCTCGATTCCCTTAGGAGCTCTTGTGGCGATTGGGAATGTTAGCAAAATAACACCACTCAAATTTATTTTAAATATTTATATCTGGATTATGCGGGGAACGCCATTACTATTACAATTAATATTTATTTATTACGGTTTACCAATTATTGGCATTGTTTTCGATCGGATGGATGCTGTATTTATTGCTTTTATTTTAAATTACGCGGCCTACTTTGCAGAAATATTCCGTGGCGGCTTTTTATCCATCGAAAATGGTCAATATGAAAGCGCCAAAGTTCTTGGTTTAACATACGGGCAGACGCTTCGAAAAATTGTCTTACCGCAAGTAGTCAAACGTGTGCTTCCGGCAATTGGCAATGAAGTAATTAATTTAGTGAAAGATTCTTCGTTAGTTTATATCCTTGGAATAGGCGATTTACTTCGAGCAGGGAAAATTGCAATGAGCAGAGATGTTACTCTAATTCCACTCGTATTAGTCGCAGCAATTTACTTAGCATTAACAGCGATTTTAACCGTACTATTCAAACAACTGGAAAAACGTTTTAGTTATTATAAATGA
- a CDS encoding sensor histidine kinase, with the protein MNWWNYIKDKRFFLLFFCSIMFFVGVLISIDPNSKLTLGNFIYLYIFVFVFLLSYLVLGYFFKYSYWREMEELVSGEMEENIIELLPKPRTREQAFFNQLMAKKHREELRTISKLQDKQQEYHDFILYWVHEVKTPVVASKMLINNPDLNDTKTIFKQIDEELTTIDKLVMQALYFSRLDTFSKDYFIQEQNLGAVVRESVKRHSKLFIGKKMKLDLHEVDMDVRTDSKWLGFILDQVISNALKYTEEGGEIKIWCATETSEKKVLHIKDNGRGIKEEDLPRVFEQGFTGNIGRQEKKATGMGLYLAKQMAKKLGHEISIASKSEQGTEVKLYFEQKDDYLLIAKD; encoded by the coding sequence ATGAATTGGTGGAATTACATTAAAGATAAACGATTTTTCTTATTATTTTTCTGTAGTATAATGTTTTTTGTTGGGGTGCTAATATCCATAGATCCTAACAGTAAATTAACCCTCGGGAATTTTATCTATTTATATATCTTTGTGTTCGTTTTCTTACTTTCTTACCTCGTGTTAGGTTACTTTTTTAAGTATAGTTACTGGCGTGAAATGGAAGAACTTGTCAGCGGCGAAATGGAAGAAAATATCATTGAATTGTTGCCAAAACCACGGACTCGTGAACAAGCCTTTTTTAATCAGTTAATGGCGAAAAAACACCGGGAAGAACTGCGAACAATCAGTAAACTACAAGATAAACAGCAAGAGTATCATGACTTTATTTTGTACTGGGTGCATGAAGTGAAAACACCGGTTGTTGCGAGCAAGATGTTAATTAATAATCCAGATTTAAATGATACAAAAACCATATTCAAGCAAATTGATGAAGAATTAACGACCATTGACAAATTGGTCATGCAGGCGCTCTATTTTTCTAGACTGGACACGTTTTCGAAAGATTATTTTATTCAAGAACAAAATCTTGGTGCGGTCGTTCGGGAATCTGTGAAACGGCATTCTAAACTTTTCATTGGCAAAAAAATGAAGCTTGATTTGCATGAAGTGGATATGGATGTGCGTACCGACAGTAAGTGGCTCGGCTTTATTCTCGACCAAGTAATATCGAACGCTCTGAAATACACAGAAGAAGGCGGCGAAATAAAAATTTGGTGTGCCACAGAAACTAGTGAAAAAAAAGTGCTACACATAAAAGATAACGGACGTGGTATCAAAGAAGAAGATTTACCACGAGTGTTTGAACAAGGTTTTACAGGAAACATCGGTCGGCAAGAAAAGAAAGCAACCGGAATGGGGCTTTACCTTGCTAAACAAATGGCGAAAAAATTAGGGCATGAAATTAGTATTGCATCTAAAAGTGAGCAAGGAACTGAGGTAAAACTGTACTTTGAACAAAAAGATGATTATTTACTCATCGCGAAAGACTAA
- a CDS encoding iron-containing alcohol dehydrogenase family protein has product MLNKELIVRGAPQEYLCQVGAWDTLPVHLERRGLKNVLIVRGDASWQVAKAKFPALPDVTATFETYNGASTYEERNRLVAIMKTNNMDAIIAVGGGKVADVSKATAAVLRLPVIILPTLASTCAAYTPLSVMYDEDGAMIRYDVFASSNALLLIDPEMILDSPKELLVAGIGDTLAKWYEADVIIQSLPTKSVEIEIAHIAAKMCHDNLLNYSEEALLAMDKQELNEAFVKIIETNILVGGMVGGFGDDYGRCAGAHSIHDALTMVPETHHLLHGNKVAYGILVQLVIENRWDEIERLLPFYTKIGLPTSLNDMGLATLADETLIAVSERATEPHETIHMMPGEMTPTVVLNAMKKLEDSMAAKRVNK; this is encoded by the coding sequence TTGTTGAATAAAGAATTGATAGTTCGTGGAGCTCCGCAAGAATATTTATGTCAAGTAGGCGCATGGGACACATTACCAGTCCACTTAGAACGTCGCGGTTTAAAAAATGTCTTAATCGTTCGCGGGGATGCTTCTTGGCAAGTAGCTAAAGCGAAATTCCCAGCATTACCTGACGTTACAGCTACTTTTGAAACATATAACGGCGCTTCTACTTATGAGGAACGCAATCGTCTTGTCGCTATAATGAAAACTAATAACATGGATGCAATCATTGCTGTTGGAGGCGGAAAAGTAGCAGATGTATCAAAAGCTACAGCGGCCGTTTTACGATTGCCAGTAATCATCTTGCCAACACTTGCTTCGACTTGTGCTGCTTATACACCTTTAAGCGTTATGTATGATGAGGATGGGGCGATGATTCGTTACGACGTCTTTGCAAGTAGCAATGCATTATTATTGATTGACCCAGAAATGATTCTTGATTCGCCAAAAGAATTACTTGTTGCCGGGATTGGAGATACGCTTGCAAAATGGTATGAAGCAGATGTTATCATTCAATCTCTTCCAACTAAATCAGTAGAAATTGAAATCGCCCATATTGCTGCAAAAATGTGCCATGATAATTTACTTAATTATAGTGAAGAAGCACTTTTAGCGATGGATAAACAAGAGTTGAATGAGGCGTTCGTTAAAATTATCGAAACGAATATTTTAGTTGGCGGAATGGTTGGAGGTTTTGGTGACGATTACGGTCGTTGTGCTGGTGCGCATTCGATTCATGACGCGCTAACAATGGTGCCAGAAACCCATCATTTATTACACGGAAATAAAGTAGCTTATGGCATTTTAGTTCAACTAGTAATAGAAAATAGATGGGATGAAATCGAACGTTTATTACCGTTTTATACAAAAATTGGCTTACCTACTAGTTTGAATGATATGGGGCTTGCTACACTTGCGGACGAAACGCTTATCGCTGTATCAGAGCGCGCAACAGAACCACACGAAACCATTCATATGATGCCTGGCGAAATGACACCGACTGTCGTTTTAAATGCGATGAAAAAGTTGGAAGATAGTATGGCAGCGAAACGAGTGAATAAGTAA
- a CDS encoding SDR family oxidoreductase, whose translation MKILVFGGTRFFGKKLVEQLVAAGHDVTIGTRGKTKDDFGDTVKHVVLNRELRDDLFQLAKENWDVIYDNICFSPREALYAVDAFKGKVKRYIYTSSLSVYSQKGHALTEEDFNPKHYEIVIGDKEDFDYGEGKRLAEAVFFQKASFPVVAVRFPIVLGMDDYTKRLHFHLEHIQKQQEIGIINGQAEISFINSNEAARFLEWVGVSSDLTGPINATSNGTYSLNAFIKMLEEKTGQKALVEEVTDDVDDSPFGIEKTYYLDNSKATEAGFVFDDLREWLPELVTTILKEN comes from the coding sequence ATGAAAATATTAGTATTTGGTGGGACTCGTTTTTTCGGAAAGAAATTAGTAGAGCAGTTGGTTGCAGCTGGGCATGATGTGACAATCGGGACAAGAGGAAAAACAAAGGATGACTTTGGCGACACAGTGAAGCATGTTGTGTTAAATCGCGAGTTAAGAGATGATTTATTTCAATTAGCGAAAGAAAACTGGGATGTTATTTATGATAATATTTGTTTTTCTCCGCGGGAAGCGCTTTATGCTGTAGATGCTTTTAAAGGCAAAGTAAAACGATACATATATACTTCTTCTTTATCTGTATATAGTCAAAAAGGCCATGCGTTAACAGAAGAAGATTTTAATCCAAAACATTATGAAATTGTTATTGGTGATAAAGAAGATTTTGATTACGGAGAAGGAAAACGTCTTGCAGAAGCAGTATTTTTCCAAAAAGCATCTTTCCCAGTAGTGGCGGTTCGTTTTCCAATTGTACTCGGAATGGATGATTACACGAAGCGACTTCATTTTCATTTAGAACATATTCAAAAGCAACAAGAAATTGGAATAATTAATGGGCAAGCAGAGATTAGTTTTATTAATTCTAATGAAGCAGCACGTTTCTTAGAATGGGTTGGTGTTTCTTCTGACCTTACTGGACCAATCAATGCGACATCTAACGGAACATATTCTTTAAATGCATTCATCAAAATGTTAGAAGAAAAAACCGGGCAAAAAGCGCTTGTGGAAGAAGTGACTGATGACGTGGACGATTCCCCATTTGGTATCGAAAAAACCTATTACTTAGATAATTCCAAAGCAACGGAAGCAGGTTTTGTGTTTGATGATTTACGTGAATGGTTACCAGAACTTGTGACAACAATTCTAAAAGAAAATTAA
- the virR gene encoding two-component system response regulator VirR → MVKVYIVEDDEVIRDTIRKHLSKWGFEIGVVDDFNNILQEFLAFEPQLVILDVNLPFFDGFYWCNQIREVSNVPIIFLSSRNSRMDQIMGMNMGADYYIEKPVDLDVLMARINALLRRTYSYADLEEANVMEHNNVFLHIDTNTLTHLEDKIELTKNEFLILYELMKQKGSIVSRDEIMRALWEDESFVDDNTLTVNVVRIRKKLAEIGLDEFIKTKKGQGYMIE, encoded by the coding sequence ATGGTTAAGGTATATATAGTAGAAGATGATGAGGTAATTCGTGACACAATTCGTAAACATTTGAGTAAATGGGGATTTGAGATTGGTGTGGTGGATGATTTCAATAATATTTTACAAGAGTTTTTAGCTTTTGAGCCCCAGCTTGTTATTTTGGATGTGAACTTGCCTTTCTTTGACGGATTTTATTGGTGTAATCAAATCCGGGAAGTTTCTAATGTACCGATTATCTTTTTATCTTCCCGTAACTCACGAATGGATCAGATTATGGGGATGAACATGGGCGCAGATTATTACATTGAAAAGCCTGTGGATCTAGATGTTTTAATGGCGCGGATTAATGCTTTATTAAGACGCACTTATTCGTATGCCGATTTAGAGGAAGCTAATGTGATGGAACATAATAATGTTTTCCTGCATATTGATACGAATACGCTGACACATTTAGAAGATAAAATCGAGTTAACTAAAAATGAGTTTTTGATTTTATACGAATTGATGAAACAAAAAGGTAGTATTGTCAGCCGAGATGAAATTATGCGCGCTCTTTGGGAAGATGAAAGCTTTGTAGATGATAACACACTCACTGTTAACGTAGTGCGGATTCGAAAAAAATTAGCAGAAATCGGGCTTGATGAATTTATCAAAACGAAAAAAGGCCAAGGTTATATGATCGAATGA
- a CDS encoding amino acid ABC transporter ATP-binding protein, with amino-acid sequence MLEIKNLTKKFDQKTILDNVNISLQDGEILSIVGPSGGGKTTLLRCISGLEKMDAGGIFIDGEEIDPMSRKDVENTIGVVFQEFHLFPHLSVMDNLILAPTLARKTKKEIAKKEAERLLGLLDLADKADSMPYQLSGGQKQRVAIARALAMNPKVLLFDEPTSALDPDLREHVATLILSLKKVGITQIIVTHDHTFAEKIADQMLEVEPLKKEVI; translated from the coding sequence ATGTTGGAAATTAAAAATTTAACGAAAAAATTTGATCAAAAAACGATTTTAGATAACGTGAATATTTCGCTTCAAGATGGGGAAATCCTTTCGATTGTTGGTCCGTCTGGTGGTGGGAAAACAACTTTACTTCGCTGCATTAGCGGACTGGAAAAAATGGATGCGGGTGGAATTTTCATCGACGGAGAAGAAATTGATCCGATGTCTAGAAAAGATGTAGAAAATACGATTGGTGTTGTTTTTCAAGAGTTTCATTTGTTTCCACATTTAAGTGTAATGGATAACTTGATTTTGGCACCAACACTTGCTCGAAAAACAAAAAAAGAAATCGCCAAAAAAGAAGCTGAACGATTACTTGGATTACTTGATTTAGCGGACAAAGCAGATAGCATGCCGTACCAATTATCTGGTGGACAAAAACAACGGGTAGCTATCGCACGAGCACTAGCAATGAATCCAAAAGTACTTCTTTTTGACGAACCAACTTCGGCACTTGACCCGGATTTACGGGAACATGTAGCAACACTGATTTTAAGTTTAAAAAAAGTAGGCATTACGCAAATCATTGTTACCCATGACCATACTTTTGCTGAAAAAATAGCTGATCAAATGCTTGAAGTAGAACCACTAAAAAAGGAGGTAATTTAG
- a CDS encoding ABC transporter permease, translating to MLFKVALTNMRKNFTQFMVYFVSLIVCVLVFFTFVSLSYNPLIDKVFTRWELFGPAMFSAASVILILFIFFFIFYSNSFFLKRRKREIGLYSLLGLRKSQIVLVLFYENAMMFMLATFFGILLGIFFSKLFAMLLFWIVGLSIDAEFLISVPAITDTAMVFLAIMLFTSVYAIFIVLRYNLSQLFKANDKEEKVAKGSLLLMVVGVAFIGFGYFIATQNIEESAIWLNYDFLDLLLVILFSVILGTWLTVRFGTPYLIRKLYQNKHFFYNGTNIIGISSLRFRLKKNASTIAMIAVLSATTLTIISSMTSFYVRTLNDISDDNPSSYQVSNMTDKNEKEIIQTIDADKNHQLKSLMKTEMVRTTLEYKDISNNSTEPREIMHPIVSESEYNRIAAKQQSNFIAPKELKYGDAILLGKNAYYARKEIQDKWLSREMEVKTDKPTKKKLSPLKVINFREFSIFNTGISYEALVVSDEYYDDIRAFTAPEVVGMFDITNPSHSEELDKKVQTIVDGSPSLFSENVSSYYTNYHMISLLVGSLLFIGVFIGIVFFLATGSIIYFKLVTDAVTEKNKFDILFKLGVTDKELRKIISKQVWPIFVIPLFFGIAHSMVALWGISINLIDNIKYPVLIGTGIYILFFAAYYVLCVNSFTKIVTADRK from the coding sequence ATGTTATTTAAAGTAGCACTAACAAATATGCGGAAGAATTTTACGCAATTTATGGTTTATTTTGTGTCACTTATTGTTTGTGTGCTTGTATTTTTCACATTCGTATCTTTATCTTATAATCCACTTATTGATAAGGTTTTTACGCGTTGGGAATTATTCGGACCGGCAATGTTTTCGGCAGCTAGTGTGATACTTATTTTATTTATCTTCTTTTTTATTTTTTATTCTAATAGTTTCTTTCTTAAAAGGCGCAAGCGAGAAATTGGTTTGTATTCGCTCCTTGGCTTACGCAAATCTCAAATTGTTTTAGTGTTATTTTATGAAAATGCCATGATGTTTATGTTAGCCACTTTTTTTGGTATTTTATTAGGGATCTTTTTCTCTAAACTGTTTGCAATGCTATTATTCTGGATTGTTGGTCTGTCAATTGATGCAGAGTTTCTTATTTCTGTTCCTGCTATTACAGATACGGCAATGGTTTTTCTGGCAATTATGTTATTTACATCTGTTTATGCTATTTTTATTGTACTCCGTTATAATTTAAGCCAGTTGTTTAAAGCGAATGATAAAGAAGAAAAAGTGGCAAAAGGTTCGTTATTACTAATGGTGGTAGGGGTAGCCTTTATTGGTTTTGGTTACTTCATAGCTACTCAAAACATTGAAGAATCTGCTATTTGGTTAAATTATGATTTTTTGGATTTACTACTAGTTATATTATTTAGTGTTATTTTAGGGACTTGGTTAACTGTTCGATTTGGGACCCCTTACTTAATTCGAAAACTATATCAAAATAAGCATTTCTTTTATAATGGAACGAATATTATTGGCATTTCATCACTACGGTTTCGATTGAAAAAGAATGCTAGTACGATTGCGATGATTGCAGTTCTTAGTGCTACAACGTTAACGATTATTAGTTCAATGACTAGTTTTTATGTCAGGACGTTAAATGATATTTCAGATGATAATCCTTCTAGCTATCAAGTTAGTAATATGACGGATAAAAATGAAAAAGAAATTATTCAAACAATCGATGCCGATAAAAACCACCAATTGAAGAGTTTAATGAAAACGGAAATGGTCCGCACAACACTTGAATATAAAGACATCAGCAATAACAGCACAGAGCCTAGAGAAATTATGCACCCGATAGTATCTGAATCCGAATATAATCGTATCGCTGCTAAACAACAGAGTAACTTTATCGCACCGAAAGAACTAAAATACGGTGATGCCATTTTACTTGGGAAAAATGCTTATTATGCCCGAAAAGAAATTCAAGATAAATGGTTGTCGCGTGAGATGGAAGTGAAAACTGATAAACCAACTAAAAAGAAGCTGAGCCCGCTAAAAGTAATTAATTTCCGCGAGTTTTCGATTTTTAATACCGGTATTTCATATGAAGCCTTAGTCGTATCGGATGAATATTATGATGACATAAGAGCATTTACAGCCCCAGAAGTAGTAGGAATGTTTGATATAACTAATCCAAGTCACAGCGAGGAACTAGATAAAAAAGTGCAAACGATTGTCGATGGAAGTCCTTCCTTGTTTTCTGAGAATGTCTCTTCGTACTACACGAATTATCATATGATTTCTCTACTTGTTGGTTCTTTGTTGTTTATTGGTGTGTTTATTGGAATCGTCTTTTTCTTGGCAACAGGAAGCATCATCTACTTTAAATTAGTAACAGATGCAGTAACAGAGAAAAACAAATTCGATATTTTATTCAAATTAGGCGTGACGGATAAAGAATTAAGAAAGATTATTTCCAAACAAGTTTGGCCGATTTTTGTCATTCCGCTCTTTTTCGGGATTGCGCATTCCATGGTCGCGCTTTGGGGAATATCCATTAATTTAATTGATAATATTAAGTATCCCGTTTTAATTGGAACAGGTATTTATATTTTGTTTTTCGCTGCTTATTATGTGTTATGTGTTAATTCATTTACTAAAATTGTGACAGCAGATAGAAAGTAA